The Salinibacterium sp. M195 genome includes a window with the following:
- a CDS encoding HPr family phosphocarrier protein gives MAEKIVQVASAHGLHARPASLFTQAAAASGLNVTIAKGDKSVNASSILSVISLGVSHGDEVTISADGDGADAIIAELTEILSTDHDEK, from the coding sequence ATGGCTGAAAAAATTGTTCAGGTGGCATCGGCCCACGGCCTCCACGCTCGTCCGGCTTCGCTCTTCACGCAGGCTGCTGCAGCGTCGGGGCTCAACGTCACGATCGCTAAGGGTGACAAATCCGTCAATGCTTCCAGCATCCTGAGCGTTATCTCGCTAGGAGTGAGCCACGGTGACGAAGTGACCATCAGCGCGGACGGTGACGGCGCAGACGCAATCATTGCCGAACTCACCGAAATTCTCAGTACCGACCACGACGAGAAGTAG
- a CDS encoding BglG family transcription antiterminator codes for MIEYLAQAEGWVTASELADKLGVTTRSVRSYVTAVKSSALPLEVIDSSTAGYRLHRENYSEFLKGASNRETERPRDRQYHLVRRLGDAPQGVDIYALAESFFVSESTIEADLRKIKSGLVESGLTLTRRGSLVILAGSEPNLRRLLSKMFRDEDTQGFLELESIQQEFESSDLRGFKTSLLELLDSHGYFVNEYGINHVLLHVAIAADRTPQTSPKLVDPAPKFTNELAALIADHFSVHLARTELTEIETLLTTRVITRTFGVDDAPDVDLDDLITRVRRTVDRVGEEYLVDLDDDDFIRRLSLHVRNLILRAQDLSYSRNPMTRSIKTTYPMIYELAVFIAAEVQRSEGITIHDDEISYIALHVGSHLERQAKREVRLTAALVCPNYHDLHVILRERIEALLGDELQLRIVITRTDVDLAELSTDLVLTTIDLRSFADNVVLIQPFLTEADVDSIRRTIGKVRRQRRRRALTDELLRFFDPALFLRNFSAPSEEAMIDALGNRMVEAGVIDRDYIAGAIERERMSSTAFTDSLAVPHAMTMNAHRTAISIVINETPMQWGENRVNVIALIAFSAAGRTTFQTVFDQFVTVFSDREYVQQLVKKAVDFPTFIDELVRGIED; via the coding sequence ATGATCGAATACCTCGCCCAAGCCGAGGGGTGGGTCACTGCGTCCGAACTCGCCGACAAGTTGGGCGTCACCACTCGCAGCGTGCGCAGCTATGTCACGGCAGTCAAATCTTCAGCGCTTCCCCTTGAGGTAATCGATTCCTCTACCGCCGGCTATCGGCTCCACCGCGAAAACTATTCAGAGTTCCTCAAGGGCGCATCAAATCGGGAGACGGAGCGCCCCCGAGACCGCCAGTATCACCTCGTGAGACGACTCGGCGATGCTCCCCAAGGCGTCGACATTTACGCCCTCGCCGAGAGCTTTTTTGTGAGTGAGTCGACGATCGAAGCGGACCTTCGAAAAATCAAGAGCGGTCTGGTCGAGTCGGGGCTCACTCTTACCCGTCGCGGATCCCTTGTGATTCTCGCCGGCTCGGAGCCCAACCTACGGCGGCTCTTGAGCAAGATGTTCCGAGACGAAGACACCCAAGGGTTCTTGGAGCTGGAGAGCATTCAGCAAGAGTTCGAGTCATCAGATTTGCGCGGCTTTAAGACATCTCTACTCGAGCTACTGGATTCTCATGGCTATTTCGTCAATGAGTACGGCATCAACCATGTGCTGCTTCACGTCGCTATCGCGGCAGACAGAACACCTCAAACCAGCCCAAAACTCGTTGACCCGGCACCAAAATTTACCAACGAACTAGCCGCGCTTATCGCCGACCACTTTTCGGTGCACCTGGCGCGCACGGAACTCACTGAAATTGAGACCCTCCTCACCACACGCGTTATCACTCGAACCTTCGGCGTCGACGATGCGCCAGATGTCGACCTCGACGACCTGATCACTCGCGTTCGTCGAACCGTCGACCGCGTCGGCGAGGAATACCTTGTCGACCTCGATGACGACGACTTCATCAGGCGCCTCTCGCTGCACGTCAGAAACCTGATTCTGCGAGCTCAAGACCTGTCGTACTCGCGAAACCCCATGACTCGATCTATCAAGACGACGTATCCCATGATTTACGAGCTAGCTGTGTTCATCGCTGCTGAAGTTCAGCGAAGCGAGGGAATCACGATCCACGATGACGAGATCTCGTACATTGCTCTTCACGTCGGATCACACCTGGAACGTCAAGCGAAGCGCGAAGTACGACTCACTGCCGCCCTCGTCTGCCCGAACTATCATGATCTCCACGTCATCCTTCGAGAGCGTATCGAGGCGCTTCTCGGAGACGAGTTGCAACTCCGCATCGTGATTACCCGAACCGATGTTGATCTCGCTGAGCTCTCCACTGACTTAGTGCTGACGACAATTGATCTTCGCTCGTTCGCTGACAACGTCGTTCTCATCCAGCCGTTCCTCACGGAAGCGGATGTCGACAGCATCCGCAGAACCATCGGCAAAGTACGTCGGCAACGTCGGCGCCGTGCCCTCACCGACGAGCTGTTGAGATTCTTCGACCCCGCGCTCTTTCTGCGGAACTTCAGCGCCCCGAGCGAGGAGGCGATGATCGATGCACTCGGCAACCGAATGGTCGAAGCCGGGGTTATTGATCGCGACTACATTGCCGGCGCGATTGAGCGCGAACGGATGTCGTCAACAGCGTTCACTGATTCACTCGCTGTTCCGCACGCGATGACCATGAACGCTCACCGGACTGCCATCAGCATCGTCATCAATGAGACGCCAATGCAGTGGGGTGAGAACAGAGTCAACGTGATCGCGCTCATCGCTTTTAGCGCCGCCGGACGAACCACATTCCAGACAGTATTCGACCAGTTTGTGACCGTGTTCTCCGACCGCGAGTACGTTCAGCAACTCGTGAAGAAGGCCGTCGACTTCCCGACGTTTATAGATGAATTGGTGCGCGGCATCGAAGACTAG
- a CDS encoding PTS sugar transporter subunit IIB — protein MASVLVVCGAGASSTFLVHALRRQSEVRGIHHTFFPASISALTMPLIDVDVVMVSSHVADFFDQANAAAISIGATALQLPSLNFTPAGADIALNLLDSLTQTTTESGNHG, from the coding sequence ATGGCATCAGTGTTGGTGGTTTGTGGTGCAGGTGCATCAAGCACCTTCTTAGTACACGCCTTGCGACGCCAATCGGAAGTACGCGGCATCCACCACACATTCTTTCCTGCAAGCATCTCGGCGTTAACGATGCCGCTCATCGACGTTGACGTCGTCATGGTGAGCTCGCACGTTGCCGACTTCTTCGATCAGGCGAACGCTGCGGCCATCTCCATCGGGGCGACCGCATTACAGCTTCCTTCGCTGAACTTCACTCCTGCTGGCGCGGATATCGCGCTTAACCTCCTTGATTCTCTGACCCAGACAACAACAGAAAGTGGCAATCATGGCTGA